In Cryptococcus gattii WM276 chromosome A, complete sequence, one genomic interval encodes:
- a CDS encoding Hypothetical Protein (Similar to TIGR gene model, INSD accession AAW40976.1) — translation MAEQESLPPAPPPPPLAPPRYVPAYSDDQVMYQERYVALQRLIHELEDENNLIAYRALKEERRLGESGTDFRGFAPEEGDVNGWFNNSSGRASRSGPVGDESAIESRINDSISEKIKLDDDDRAEIQRKERGRIEAERRELERLQAIERKRRLAQEEEEREYLGTGGRPSPVSATASIPVEGSSDMQAAGTVDEDLELDRRRWLEFERELENRGEAPKHKPSEPLDVQTEQIGARPPDVARRHPSPGAPEGEVRRSWAKEREGYPERHEKRRREEDRGTVGAGVKRRRGSAMDDDVEPPFPRHSQQSPPMRTPPPILDSPRPNQESPFSTRPAVHLSSVSLRHPVSPTTSLQEGRRRPLGANQGHNLSPGQGERE, via the exons ATGGCCGAACAAGAATCACTCCCTCCTGCTCCGCCTCCTCCACCACTCGCCCCTCCCCGATATGTCCCAGCGTATTCGGACGATCAAGTAATGTATCAGG AACGATACGTTGCTCTCCAACGACTGATCCATGAACTCGAAGAC GAAAACAACCTAATAGCATATCGCGCTTTGAAAGAAGAACGTCGTCTAGGTGAAAGCGGTACAGATTTTCGAGGATTCGCGCCAGAAGAAGGGGACGTTAACGGGTGGTTTAACAACTCGAGCGGGCGTGCCAGTCGATCTGGCCCTGTAGGGGATGAGTCCGCTATCGAAAGCAGGATCAACGACAGCATCAGTGAAAAGATCAAGTTGGACGATGATGATCGAGCAGAGATACagagaaaggaaaggggaagaatTGAGGCAGAGCGACGAGAGCTGGAGAGGCTGCAGGCAAttgagaggaagagaaggttAGCacaggaggaggaagagcgAGAGTATCTCGGGACTGGCGGCAGACCATCCCCTGTTTCTGCAACCGCTTCTATTCCGGTTGAAGGCTCATCTGACATGCAAGCAGCCGGAACCGTTGACGAAGATCTTGAATTGGATAGACGTCGATGGTTGGAATTTGAACGAGAGCTCGAAAATCGAGGCGAAGCACCGAAACACAAACCCTCAGAACCACTTGATGTCCAAACTGAACAAATTGGAGCTCGACCACCAGACGTTGCGAGACGCCATCCAAGTCCTGGAGCGCCAGAGGGAGAAGTCAGAAGGAGTTGGGcaaaggaaagagaaggataCCCTGAGCGACATGAGAAAAGAcgaagggaagaagatcgGGGAACAGTTGGGGCCGgagtgaagaggaggagagggagcgCTATGGATGACGATGTTGAACCACCTTT TCCTCGTCACTCACAGCAGTCTCCGCCGATGCGCACACCGCCTCCGATACTCGATTCTCCACGCCCAAATCAAGAATCTCCGTTCAGTACGAGGCCAGCCGTTCATTTGTCATCTGTTAGTCTGAGACATCCAGTGTCACCCACAACGTCCTTgcaagaaggaagaagaaggccgTTGGGCGCTAATCAGGGGCATAATTTGTCTCCTGGGCAAGGGGAGCGAGAGTAA
- a CDS encoding Acetyl-Coenzyme A acyltransferase 2, putative (Similar to TIGR gene model, INSD accession AAW40978.1), which produces MRITAKRLASHIPHQESYIVASKRTPFGAYGGKLRELKASELGGIAGKAALAELPQGVKVDQVFFGNVTQTDNSTPYLARHVGHLSGLDSTVPALTINRLCGSGFQTAITAAQHIALREAEVCLTGGVEAMSMSPYTLSGLTRYGSKYGIDLKLEDSLAAALVDQNPGGHKTLMGITAENLAKKYNITRDECDAFALMSQQRYADGLAAGAFTSELTPVTLKPIKGVPQTLEADEHPRPQSTLASLQKLPAVFIKGSGVVTAGNASGICDGAAANVLMSEEAVNKYGVRPLARIASYAWSACEPEIMGIGPVVAVREALKKIGKSVGEMDIIELNEAFAAQWLAVQKELELPSEKTNMFGGAIAVGHPLAASGARILANLTHNLHRLDKQWALGTACIGGGQGIAVVLERC; this is translated from the exons ATGAGAATTACAGCCAAACGACTTGCGTCGCATATCCCTCATCAGGAGTCATACATCGTGGCATCAAAGCGAACACCTTTCGGGGCCTATGGGGGAAA ATTGAGAGAGCTCAAAGCCTCCGAATTGGGAGGAATAGCTGGTAAGGCGGCGTTGGCAGAATTGCCTCAAGGAGTCAAGGTCGACCAGGTCTTCTTCGG CAATGTGACCCAGACCGATAACTCGACACCGTATCTTGCTCGCCATGTTGGTCATCTTTCGGGGCTAGATTCCACCGTTCCTGCTTTGACAATCAACAG ACTCTGCGGATCCGGATTCCAGACGGCCATTACCGCAGCCCAGCACATCGCCCTAAGGGAAGCTGAAGTTTGCCTTACCGGTGGTGTAGAAGCTATGAGTATGAGTCCCTATACTCTTTCTGGACTTACAAG GTATGGCTCGAAGTACGGCATTGATCTAAAGCTGGAGGATTCTTTGGCAGCTGCTTTGGTAGACCAGAATCCTGGAGGCCATAAGACGCTGATGGGCA TCACGGCCGAGAACTTGGCCAAGAAGTATAATATCACGCGTGACGAATGCGATG CCTTCGCACTCATGTCCCAACAGCGCTATGCCGACGGGCTTGCCGCTGGTGCATTCACTTCCGAACTCACTCCCGTCACACTGAAACCCATTAAAGGCGTCCCCCAAACCCTTGAAGCTGACGAACATCCCCGTCCCCAATCTACCCTCGCTTCTTTACAAAAGCTTCCCGCAGTATTCATCAAAGGCTCTGGTGTCGTTACCGCTGGAAATGCTTCAGGGATCTGTGATGGTGCAGCGGCGAATGTATTGATGAGTGAGGAGGCAGTGAACAAATATGGGGTGAGGCCGCTTGCTAGGATTGCTAGCTATGCTTGGAGCGCTTGTGAGCCCGAGATCATGGGAATCGGACCTGTGGTTGCTGTAAGGGAGGCTCTGAAGAAGATCGGAAAGAGCGTAGGAGAAATGGATATTATCGAGCTCAACGAA GCGTTTGCTGCCCAGTGGCTTGCTGTTCAGAAGGAGCTCGAACTTCCTTCGGAGAAGACCAACATGTTTGGCGGTGCCATTGCTGTTGGGCACCCTCTCGCCGCGAGTGGGGCGAG GATCCTCGCCAACCTCACACATAACCTTCACCGACTGGATAAGCAGTGGGCACTTGGAACAGCTTGTATAGGCGGTGGACAAGGGATTGCTGTGGTCCTTGAAAGATGCTGA
- a CDS encoding uncharacterized protein (Similar to TIGR gene model, INSD accession AAW40980.1), giving the protein MSAAGPSRSPPAGPSAPDLPFTHGSTSGSAGGIKSTNGTSLWNEVLASTDRQKALGRKNVILLSERNHGRTHLLSQLTPSRREKSSKSNSIFYSNGQSKSTSQPGGKRGGLALGYEVIDAGEEDSDSAPPISVFYPPSSHPSLLKLVPTALPPKSLADTAVMIVLDWTKPSSMLQELLNWLSWVEAWALGSAKRGEIEELHERLQSYLQHYTEPSATNMGVTAYSGLGPLLPLGAGNLTLNSSGIPIIVVCTKADLMDNVAEETGIKGGRWEERTDWVQQVLRTICLSYGAALFYTAPTRPATYTLLKSYLLHRLYTVPPPLSLHPMSLTDLSHTVPSPAQGVSTRYPFAHRANVLDRDAVMVPSGWDSWGKINVLREGFDPERVEKAWTVSLRHQEQRDMEDGGADGQKDDEEEGLEGMWMEMIPDTSRGPRLSGPSTLSIQPEPEQTFFARHLEVLLKDPNRDPRQSFRLASTKDGISTPGPGNNSSATITTASLTTPSVVGPMIGDSLSLPGVEKVMKKMEGGKEKEGEELKEKFAKLGRRDDKGSGSGAGSAGSADGATAGERERSTSGGTPAMPNEALHNFFQGLLANRGKTATPVKTQSSGENK; this is encoded by the exons ATGTCAGCCGCCGGCCCAAGTCGATCCCCACCTGCAGGCCCGAGCGCACCTGACTTACCTTTCACCCATGGCTCTACGAGTGGCAGTGCCGGAGGGATCAAAAGTACAAATGGGACCAGCTTGTGGAATGAAGTTCTTGCTAGTACTGATAGGCAAAAAGCGCTGGGGAGGAAGAATGTCATCTTACTCT CCGAACGTAATCATGGTCGGACCCACCTCCTCTCCCAACTGACCCCctccaggagagagaaaTCATCAAAATCAAATTCCATTTTTTACTCGAATGGACAATCTAAATCTACCTCTCAGCCTGGAGGCAAACGGGGTGGTCTGGCATTGGGATACGAGGTAATTGATGCAGGAGAAGAGGACTCCGACTCCGCCCCCCCGATTTCGGTATTTTACCCGCCCTCTTCACATCCTAGTCTGCTCAAGCTGGTGCCTACTGCTTTGCCACCAAAATCACTAGCT GATACGGCAGTAATGATAGTGCTCGATTGGACAAAACCTTCATCTATG TTACAAGAACTTCTGAATTGGCTGTCGTGGGTTGAGGCGTGGGCATTGGGATCGGCTAAGAGGGGAGAGATTGAAGAACTGCATGAACGAT TGCAATCGTACTTGCAGCATTACACTGAGCCTTCTGCGACAAACATGGGCGTAACAGCTTATTCTGGTCTTGGTCCTCTTTTGCCTCTTGGAGCTGGCAATTTGACTCTTAACTC TTCGGGTATACCGATCATTGTTGTCTGCACGAAAGCCGATTTGATGGACAATGTAGCTGAAGAAACTGGGATCAAAGGCGGCCGATGGGAAGAAAGGACTGACTGGGTTCAGCAGGTTCTGAGAACTATTTGTCTTTCCT ACGGCGCGGCCCTTTTTTACACTGCCCCGACTCGACCAGCAACTTATACTCTTCTCAAATCCTACCTCCTTCACCGTCTCTACACCgtccctcctcctctcaGCCTCCATCCCATGTCGCTCACTGACCTTTCGCATACTGTTCCATCTCCGGCTCAAGGAGTAAGCACAAGATACCCTTTTGCGCACCGTGCCAACGTGCTGGATCGAGATGCAGTTATGGTCCCTTCTGGATGGGACAGCTGGGGTAAAATCAATGTCTTAAGGGAAGGCTTCGATCCTGAGAGAGTCGAAAAAGCTTGGACAGTCAGTTTGCGGCACCAGGAGCAAAGGGATATGGAAGATGGCGGAGCAGACGGACAAAAggacgatgaagaagaaggtttgGAAGGTATGTGGATGGAGATGATTCCTGATACATCTCGCGGTCCTCGGCTTTCCGGCCCGTCAACACTTTCCATCCAGCCCGAACCCGAACAAACCTTCTTTGCGCGCCATCTTGAAGTCCTCCTCAAAGACCCCAACCGAGATCCCCGTCAATCCTTCCGTTTAGCTTCCACCAAGGACGGCATATCTACTCCCGGTCCCGGCAATAACTCTTCTGCTACTATCACTACAGCTAGTCTGACGACGCCCAGTGTGGTAGGGCCAATGATTGGTGATTCTCTGAGCTTACCGGGTGTGGAAAAGGtcatgaagaagatggagggggggaaagagaaagaaggggaggagCTGAAAGAAAAGTTTGCCAAgttgggaagaagagatgatAAGGGCTCAGGGTCAGGCGCTGGGTCCGCGGGTAGTGCAGATGGAGCGACAGCaggggaaagagagagaagtACTTCTGGGGGAACACCTGCGATGCCGAATGAGGCTTTGCATAACTTC TTCCAAGGATTGCTGGCCAATCGAGGGAAAACAGCAACGCCGGTCAAAACGCAGAGTTCGGGGGAGAATAAATAG